In Dama dama isolate Ldn47 chromosome 9, ASM3311817v1, whole genome shotgun sequence, the following proteins share a genomic window:
- the LOC133062777 gene encoding heterogeneous nuclear ribonucleoproteins A2/B1-like, with the protein MKKMSTSDPLERNEREKEEFRKLFVGGLSSETTEEALWNYYRQWGYLTDCVVIRHPASQTSRRFGFVTFSSMAEVDAAMAARPHFIDGKRVVPKRAVPREDYGKPGALVTVEKLFVGGIGEDTGKHHLRDYFGKYGKIKAIEIISDRESGRKRGFGFVTFDDHDPVDKIVLQKYHTVNGHQAEVRKALSRQEMQELQHSRIGRGGGRVHFLYLNDDGNFGAGQGRDFRGGSDGGGRGGESGDGDHGYGGGPGGDSLRVSPGYGGGQEGCDGGGPGHGHQDGGCRAGYTSYGGRNDGSQNCNNLGNYKQKPSKYELLKSGKLNGRRNMGGSYAGGNFCPGGHEGSGDYEKEAILSLLFDRGLIVCQRE; encoded by the coding sequence ATGAAGAAAATGTCAACATCTGATCCGTTGGAgaggaatgagagagagaaagaagaattcCGCAAACTCTTTGTTGGTGGTTTGAGCTCTGAAACCACAGAAGAAGCTCTATGGAACTACTACCGGCAGTGGGGATATCTTACAGACTGTGTGGTCATAAGACACCCCGCCAGCCAGACATCAAGAAGGTTTGGTTTTGTCACGTTTTCCTCCATGGCTGAGGTGGATGCTGCCATGGCGGCCAGACCTCATTTCATTGATGGGAAAAGGGTCGTCCCCAAACGCGCTGTCCCAAGAGAGGACTATGGAAAACCGGGGGCTCTTGTCACTGTGGAGAAGCTGTTTGTTGGTGGAATTGGGGAAGACACGGGGAAGCATCATCTTAGAGATTACTTTGGGAAATATGGAAAAATCAAAGCCATTGAGATTATTAGTGATAGGGAGTCTGGAAGGAAAAGAGGCTTTGGGTTTGTGACTTTTGATGACCACGATCCCGTGGATAAGATTGTGTTGCAGAAATACCATACTGTCAATGGTCATCAGGCAGAAGTAAGAAAGGCCTTGTCTAGACAAGAAATGCAGGAACTCCAGCATTCTAGAATAGGAAGGGGAGGAGGTAGGGTTCATTTTCTGTACTTGAATGATGATGGAAATTTTGGAGCAGGACAAGGAAGGGACTTTAGAGGAGGATCTGATGGAGGTGGAAGAGGTGGTGAATCTGGGGATGGTGACCATGGGTATGGAGGAGGACCAGGAGGTGATAGTTTGAGGGTTAGTCCTGGTTATGGAGGAGGACAAGAAGGTTGTGATGGAGGAGGGCCTGGACATGGCCACCAGGATGGGGGCTGTAGAGCTGGTTATACCAGCTATGGAGGAAGGAATGATGGAAGTCAGAATTGCAATAATTTGGGAAATTATAAGCAGAAACCTTCAAAGTACGAGTTATTGAAGAGTGGAAAACTGAATGGTAGGAGGAATATGGGAGGATCATATGCTGGAGGAAACTTTTGTCCAGGAGGCCATGAAGGAAGTGGGGATTATGAGAAAGAGGCGATATTGAGTTTGTTATTTGACAGGGGCTTGATTGTATGTCAGAGAGAATGA